In a single window of the Rhodamnia argentea isolate NSW1041297 chromosome 2, ASM2092103v1, whole genome shotgun sequence genome:
- the LOC115737389 gene encoding zinc finger Ran-binding domain-containing protein 2 codes for MSRPGDWNCKSCQHLNFQRRDSCQRCGDTRCGSGDFVSFGGRSGSSVGFTGSDVRPGDWYCTVGNCGTHNFASRSTCFKCGAFKEDLASSYDFDVPRSRGLGSNGSASRSGWKSGDWICNRSGCNEHNFASRMECFRCNAPRDYSSNRSY; via the exons ATGAGTAGGCCCGGAGATTGGAACTGCAAGTCCTGCCAGCACCTCAACTTCCAGAGGCGCGACTCGTGCCAGCGCTGCGGGGACACGAGGTGTGGCAGCGGGGACTTTGTGAGCTTCGGCGGAAGGAGCGGATCCTCGGTCGGGTTCACCGGCTCCGATGTCCGTCCTGGAGATTGGTACTGCACCGTCGGGAACTGCGGGACGCATAACTTTGCTAGCCGCTCAACCTGCTTCAAGTGCGGTGCGTTCAAGGAAGACTTGGCCAGCAGCTATGATTTCGACGTGCCGCGCTCTAGAGGTCTAGGCAGCAACGGCAGTGCCAGCCGATCCGGATGGAAATCGGGTGATTGGATCTGCAATAG GTCTGGATGCAATGAACATAACTTCGCCAGCAGAATGGAATGTTTCCGGTGCAATGCCCCTCGGGACTACTCTAGCAACCGATCTTACTAG
- the LOC115737460 gene encoding uncharacterized protein LOC115737460 isoform X1: MSSSRERARAISSIAAAAFFFLIILQVPLFRVPCRIGMCTTPMQVTSSQLFATEIFPQSVVKALLYPGAVANAFLMSKTIPSYDDLLDAYNFANSKAVSSAIDLRRIEVLAGSYLMVAGALLSLMKPVRMSFFGALLVIWGLAREVMLGKTAYSNSSKSIRMYPTLFFAAVSAFASMRKDVRKIVRMCRTRKSIWID; the protein is encoded by the exons ATGTCTTCTTCGAGAGAAAGGGCTCGAGCAATCTCTTCCATTGCTGCGGCTGCATTCTTTTTCCTCATCATTCTTCAAGTCCCTCTTTTCAG GGTTCCATGTAGGATTGGAATGTGCACAACACCAATGCAGGTGACATCCTCTCAGTTGTTTGCGACTGAAATCTTCCCTCAGTCTGTAGTTAAAGCTCTTCTCTATCCGGGAGCCGTTGCCAATGCTTTTCTGATGAGCAAGACCATACCAAGCTATGATGACTTGCTAGACGCctacaattttgccaattctaAGGCGGTCTCATCAGCTATAGATCTTCGACGCATTGAG GTCCTGGCAGGGAGCTACTTAATGGTGGCAGGAGCTCTTCTTAGTCTCATGAAGCCGGTGAGGATGAGCTTTTTCGGTGCGCTTCTAGTCATTTGGGGCCTGGCTAGGGAAGTCATGCTCGGAAAGACTGCTTACTCCAATTCATCAAAATCCATACGTATGTACCCAACGTTGTTCTTTGCAGCAGTTTCTGCTTTTGCCTCAATGCGGAAGGATGTGAGAAAGATAGTACGTATGTGCAGAACTAGGAAGTCAATATGGATAGACTGA
- the LOC115737460 gene encoding uncharacterized protein LOC115737460 isoform X2: MCTTPMQVTSSQLFATEIFPQSVVKALLYPGAVANAFLMSKTIPSYDDLLDAYNFANSKAVSSAIDLRRIEVLAGSYLMVAGALLSLMKPVRMSFFGALLVIWGLAREVMLGKTAYSNSSKSIRMYPTLFFAAVSAFASMRKDVRKIVRMCRTRKSIWID, encoded by the exons ATGTGCACAACACCAATGCAGGTGACATCCTCTCAGTTGTTTGCGACTGAAATCTTCCCTCAGTCTGTAGTTAAAGCTCTTCTCTATCCGGGAGCCGTTGCCAATGCTTTTCTGATGAGCAAGACCATACCAAGCTATGATGACTTGCTAGACGCctacaattttgccaattctaAGGCGGTCTCATCAGCTATAGATCTTCGACGCATTGAG GTCCTGGCAGGGAGCTACTTAATGGTGGCAGGAGCTCTTCTTAGTCTCATGAAGCCGGTGAGGATGAGCTTTTTCGGTGCGCTTCTAGTCATTTGGGGCCTGGCTAGGGAAGTCATGCTCGGAAAGACTGCTTACTCCAATTCATCAAAATCCATACGTATGTACCCAACGTTGTTCTTTGCAGCAGTTTCTGCTTTTGCCTCAATGCGGAAGGATGTGAGAAAGATAGTACGTATGTGCAGAACTAGGAAGTCAATATGGATAGACTGA